The following proteins are encoded in a genomic region of Burkholderia gladioli:
- a CDS encoding gamma-glutamylcyclotransferase produces the protein MLTRHAIETGAYRQQFEAMPGLWTPERIDASLDATLRERPAGADEVWVFGYGSLIWNPAIEFAAHRVARLEGWHRSFCLRMLAGRAGCERPGRMLALEPGGETTGIALRLHAERLVDELRLVWIREMVLGSYRPTWAKVRLDDGSDAHAIAFVADPSREQYERDASVATAAPLIAQAAGPIGSNADYLFRLQAALREHGIGDAYVDALAEAVARAQRGAGQRDAMSVPGGR, from the coding sequence ATGCTGACGAGACACGCGATCGAAACCGGCGCCTACCGCCAACAGTTCGAGGCGATGCCGGGGCTCTGGACGCCCGAGCGCATCGACGCTTCATTGGATGCCACGCTGCGCGAGCGGCCGGCCGGCGCCGACGAAGTCTGGGTGTTCGGCTATGGATCGCTGATCTGGAATCCCGCCATCGAGTTCGCCGCGCATCGCGTGGCCCGGCTGGAAGGCTGGCATCGCAGCTTCTGCCTGCGGATGCTGGCCGGCCGCGCCGGTTGCGAGCGCCCGGGGCGCATGCTCGCGCTGGAGCCCGGCGGAGAAACCACCGGCATCGCGCTGCGCCTGCATGCCGAGCGCCTGGTCGACGAGCTGCGGCTGGTGTGGATCCGCGAGATGGTGCTCGGTTCGTATCGGCCGACCTGGGCCAAGGTCCGGCTCGACGACGGCAGCGACGCGCATGCGATCGCCTTCGTCGCCGACCCGAGCCGCGAGCAATACGAGCGCGACGCCTCGGTGGCCACGGCCGCGCCGCTGATCGCGCAAGCAGCCGGGCCGATCGGCAGCAATGCCGATTACCTGTTCCGCCTGCAGGCGGCGCTACGCGAGCACGGCATCGGCGATGCCTATGTCGATGCGCTGGCCGAGGCGGTGGCGCGCGCGCAGCGCGGCGCCGGGCAGCGCGATGCGATGAGCGTGCCGGGCGGGCGATGA